The genome window CGCGCGGCGACACACAGGCGGATGACGAAGTCTACAACCTCATTATGAAGCAAAAGGAGAGGCTGCTCTCGCTCGAAGAGCCGCTCCGATTCCTATTCAGCCACTCCGCGCTGCGCGAGGGATGGGACAATCCCAACGTCTTCCAGATATGCACGCTCAACGAGACGCGTAGCGCCATGAAGAAGCGGCAGGAGATAGGGCGAGGCCTGCGCTTGCCAGTAGATCAGAATGGGCTGAGGGTCTTTGACGAGTCTGTGAACAAGCTATATGTGATGGCAAACGAAAGCTATGAGGACTTCGCACGGGCGTTGCAGAAGGAGTACGAAGACGACTGCGGCGTCACGTTCGGGCGGATCCCAATTGCAGCGATAGCGAGGCTGACAAGGGTCATCAACGGCAAAGAGCAAGCCATCGGCCGTAGCGCTGCCGAAGAGAACAAGGCAGACCTAGTCAAACAGAAGCTATTGGATACGGAAGGCCGCATTCAGCCCTCTTTTGACCCTACCGGCAAGGACTTCAAACTGGTACTGCGTGCAGCCCACAGGGACCTTTCCGCGGCGGTTATCGATCTTCTTGCCTCTTACCAGATTGAGCGGCACATCCGCAAAGAGAAGGATGAAGGGGTTAACCGGCTCAAGAAACAGGTAACCGACCAGAGCCCCGAATTCAAGGCCTTGTGGGACCGCATCAAGCCCCGGACCACTTATCGAGTCGAGTTTGAGACTGACAAGCTGGTCGAGCAGGCCATGGAAGCCGTTAAGAAGATGGAATACATCGCCAAGCCGAAGGTCCTTGTCGCAGCCGGAACGATCAAAGTGCAATACGGAGGGGTGGTTGCCGCCGCAACGAGCGTCGCGGAAGAGAAGGCAGAGTACGGCAACCGACTGATCCCGGACATTCTGGCGTAACTGCAAAACGAGACGGAGCTCACTCGGTCAACCCTGGTGCGAATTCTGAAGAGCTCCGGAAGGCTTACGGAATTCTTCAACAACCCTCAGCTATTCATGGATAGGGTGGCGGGTATTCTAAAGGCCACGCTCCATAGCCTGCTGGTGGATGGCATCAAGTACGAGAAGGTGGGGCCGAATGACTCTGACTCCGAATGGGAAATGCGATTATTCAAGAACGAAGAGCTGATAAATTATCTGAACGCCGTCAAGGTCAAGAACTCCGTTTATGAGTATGTCGTTTATGAATCCGAAGTGGAGCGCGAGTTTGCCAGGACCCTGGATGGACGGGAAGACATCAAACTCTTCATGAAGTTGCCGTCGTGGTTCCTGATAGGCACTCCCGTTGGGACATACAATCCTGACTGGGCGATCTTGAAGAATGACGGGCAAGCACTTTACTTGGTGCGAGAGACAAAGGCAACACACGACTTCCTCAAATTACGCAATACCGAAGCTGACAAGGTGCGTTGCGGCCAAAAGCATTTCGAAGTTCTCGGCGTGCCATTCGCCGTAGCTGTCTCGGCGAACGAAGTCTAAGTCCGAGGGGCGGGGAAGTCTCGACTGGGGCTGATGGCTTTGGGCGAAGGTGGAGCGGGTTGTTGACGGCAGTCAGATAAAACAGTTGAGGGGGAAAAGAGAAGGCGGACGGCAAAAGGCACACTTTCGCCGCGCCGGAAAGATGAGAGCGGCGTCCAATGACTCCTCACAACCGCCATATAGACCCCATCCCTCTTACGAGCACCCTTCAGTTCATTGTTCGCCTTCTCGAGCCGCTGCTATAATTGGGAACCTATGACCACCTCTTACAAGTACCGCCGCGTCGTCATAAAGGCAGGGACCGCGCTGCTGACCTATGGCGGATCGCGGCCGAACCTCAAAATGATGGCCACGCTCGTGGACCAGATCGCCCAGCTCCGCGCGGCGGGCGTTGAGACGCTGCTCGTAACATCCGGGGCAGTCGCCGCCGGGCGGCATGTGCTCGGAGTGCAGAAGGGCGCCAAGAACGTCCCCTTCAGGCAGGTGCTTGCCGCCATCGGCCAGGGGCGCCTCATGAACGCCTACAACGAGCTCTTCGACTGGCACGAGATCCCCATTGCACAGGCGCTCCTGACCCGGAATGACCTGGGCATCGTCCGCCAACGGCAGCGCAAGCGGTACCTGAACGTGCGCAACACTCTGCTCACTCTCCTAGAGCTCAAGGTCATCCCGATAATCAACGAGAACGACGTTGTCGCGGTGGATGAGCTGGCGGGAGAGGGCTTCGGCGATAACGACAACCTCTCTGCGATGGTTGCCAACGTCATAGACGCCGACCTGCTTGTAATGCTGGGCGTGGTGAAGGGCCTGTTCACGGCCGACCCGAACGTGGACCCCGAAGCCAGGATGCTAGAAGTCGTGGACGAGATGGATGAAAAGATCATCGCCATGGGCGGCGCGCCCCGCGACAACAAGGGGCGCGGCGGCATGGCCACCAAGCTGGAGGCGGCGCGGCTGGCGACCGCTTCGGGCATCGATACCGTGATCGCCAGCGGCGTTGAGCCAAACGTGCTCACACGGCTGGCAGGGGGAGAGCGCATCGGCACCCTGTTCCCGGCCACCAGCACGAAGATGGAAAGCCGGAAGCGCTGGATGCTCAGCAGTCTCACCACGGAGTGCGATGTGGTTGTGGACGAGGGCGCTGCCGCGGCCATCCACGAACGCCACCGCAGCCTGCTGCCCGCGGGCGTGCAGGAGGTATGCGGCACTTTCGACCGGGGTGACGTCATCGCGATAGTCGATTCAAGCCGTCGGCGCATCGCCGCCGGTATCACGAACTACGACTCCGCCGACGTGGACAAGATCAAGGGGTGCCGCTCCGACCGCATCGAGGAGATGATAGGTAACCACTACGGCGAAGAAATAGTCCACCGCAACAACATGGTACTCGTGTAGTCGAGGCGCCCATGCAAACGGCCATCGAAAACCTAAACGCCATGGGCGCGAGCGCGCGCCACTCTGGCCGCTTGCTCGCGCGCGTGCCCTCTGCCGTCAAGGACGCCGCCCTCCTGCGCATCGCGGACAGCCTGGCCTCCCGCCGGGACGAAGTCCTCTCCGCGAACGAGAAGGACATCGCAAACGGGAAACGGGACGGCCTATCAGCCGCCGTCCTCGGACGCCTGGTCCTGGACGCGAAAAAGCTGGAGGCAATGGCGCGTGACGTTCGCAGCGTCGCAGCCCTCCCCGACCCTACAGCCGAGACCTTCGACTCCCGCGTCCTCTCCAACGGCCTGAAGGTGGCCAAGAGGCGCGTCCCACTGGGCGTTCTCGGCGTCATCTACGAGAGCCGGCCCAACGTCACGATAGACATCTCCGCGCTGTGCCTGAAGTCCGGCAACGCGGTCATCCTCCGCGGCGGCAAAGAGGCTATCCACTCCAACACCGCCCTTGCGCGGATCGTCAAGGAGTCCATGACGGCTTCGGGCGTCCCGGCGGACGCCGTGCAGTTCATCGAGTCCACGGACCGCGCCCTGGTGGGCCATCTGCTGGAGATGAGCGAGTACATAGACCTCATCATCCCGCGCGGCGGTGCGGACCTGGTGCGCCGGGTGGCCGCAGAGGCCAAAATGCCGGCCATCACCGGCGGCGTGGGCGTGTGCCACATATACGTGGACCGCGTCGCCGATATCGAAAAGGCGGTCCGGATCGCCTTCACCGCAAAGACCTCCGCGCCCTACGCCTGCAACGCTGTGGACACCCTCCTGGTCCATGCCGCCATCGCCCCGGCGTTCCTGCCGAAGATCGCGGCTGAGATGTCCAGGGGCGGCGTGACGCTGCACTGCGACAGGCGCGCACTCACCGTGCTGGGCGCGTCCGCAGCCCGGAACGCGAAGGTTGCCCCGGCCACCGACGCGGACTGGGGCCAGGAGTTCCTCGCCCTTACGGCGTCCGTGAAGATCGTGGACTCCATCGACGAGGCGATCGCGCACATCGACAAATTCGGCTCCGGACACACGGAGGCGATAGTAACTGAGGATTACACCTCCGCCAACCGCTTCCTGGATGAGGTGGACTCCGGCGTCGTCGTCGTGAACGCAAGCACGCGCTTCAACGACGGCGCACAGCTGGGCCTCGGCGCGGAGGTAGCGATCAGCACAAACAAGATGCACGCCCGGGGACCCATGGGTCTCAAGGAGCTTACCTCCTACAAGTGGACCGTCCTCGGCTCTGGCCAGTCCCGATAGCTCCCGTTCTCCCAACCCACCAGGTGCACAACTAATGTCAAACTTCTACTTCGAGCGCGAATGCCGGACCCCGTATTCCGAGTGCTACACGGTCCTGCGGGACGAGGAGGCCGTCGGACGGGTGGACATCCACTTCGCGGACAGCGTGGTCCACGCCACGCTCAACGTGGCGGACACGATGACGACAGAGGATATCAAGGACCTGATCGATACAATAGATGAAGAGCTGGTAGACTCCGTGGGCATCACGCGGCAAGAGGTGATCGTCCACGTGCACCAGGGCAAGGACCTTGGCATATTCAGCACCCGCAACTTCGAGGGCAACGGCGGCCACCAGCGCATGGGGTGAGTCGGCGGCATCGCAGGCGTCGTTGGTGATAGGATATAGAGAGGCGCGGCGGCGGAAAAAGGTCACGAGGTGACCCATGCTCAACCCAAATGTGAAGTTCACAGTCCAGGACTACATGAACCTCCCGGAGTCGGAGGACAAGCGCTACGAGCTAATTGAGGGAGAGCTATACATGGTGCCGGCGCCGAAGTTTGCCCACCAGATAATCTCAAAGAAGCTATTCCGTGTTATCGATGAATTCGTGGAGCGAGGCAAACTGGGTGTCGTGGCGTATGCCCCTGTTGACGTGGTCCTCTCGGTTGAGGATGTGATGCAGCCGGACATCATATATGTCTCCTCGGACCGCGAAAGCATAATCACCGAGGACAACGTACAGGGCGCGCCGGATCTTGTTATTGAAATACTCTCCCCCGGCACGGCCGGGAGAGACCGGACGATAAAGCGCGGAAAGTACGCTCGTTTCGGCGTGCGGGAGTACTGGATCGTGGACCCCCAGAAGCGCACGCTGGAAGTTACCACTGCGGGCAAGAAGGGGTTAGAAACGGTGCGTATCTACCCCGAAGGGACGAAAGCGGAGTCGCCGCTGCTCCCGGGGCTCGAAGTGGACTTGTCTGCGGTCTTCCCTTAGGCCGGCGCTGCGCCCTCCGGCGCGTCGCCC of SAR202 cluster bacterium contains these proteins:
- the proB gene encoding glutamate 5-kinase, giving the protein MTTSYKYRRVVIKAGTALLTYGGSRPNLKMMATLVDQIAQLRAAGVETLLVTSGAVAAGRHVLGVQKGAKNVPFRQVLAAIGQGRLMNAYNELFDWHEIPIAQALLTRNDLGIVRQRQRKRYLNVRNTLLTLLELKVIPIINENDVVAVDELAGEGFGDNDNLSAMVANVIDADLLVMLGVVKGLFTADPNVDPEARMLEVVDEMDEKIIAMGGAPRDNKGRGGMATKLEAARLATASGIDTVIASGVEPNVLTRLAGGERIGTLFPATSTKMESRKRWMLSSLTTECDVVVDEGAAAAIHERHRSLLPAGVQEVCGTFDRGDVIAIVDSSRRRIAAGITNYDSADVDKIKGCRSDRIEEMIGNHYGEEIVHRNNMVLV
- a CDS encoding Uma2 family endonuclease, whose protein sequence is MLNPNVKFTVQDYMNLPESEDKRYELIEGELYMVPAPKFAHQIISKKLFRVIDEFVERGKLGVVAYAPVDVVLSVEDVMQPDIIYVSSDRESIITEDNVQGAPDLVIEILSPGTAGRDRTIKRGKYARFGVREYWIVDPQKRTLEVTTAGKKGLETVRIYPEGTKAESPLLPGLEVDLSAVFP
- a CDS encoding glutamate-5-semialdehyde dehydrogenase — translated: MQTAIENLNAMGASARHSGRLLARVPSAVKDAALLRIADSLASRRDEVLSANEKDIANGKRDGLSAAVLGRLVLDAKKLEAMARDVRSVAALPDPTAETFDSRVLSNGLKVAKRRVPLGVLGVIYESRPNVTIDISALCLKSGNAVILRGGKEAIHSNTALARIVKESMTASGVPADAVQFIESTDRALVGHLLEMSEYIDLIIPRGGADLVRRVAAEAKMPAITGGVGVCHIYVDRVADIEKAVRIAFTAKTSAPYACNAVDTLLVHAAIAPAFLPKIAAEMSRGGVTLHCDRRALTVLGASAARNAKVAPATDADWGQEFLALTASVKIVDSIDEAIAHIDKFGSGHTEAIVTEDYTSANRFLDEVDSGVVVVNASTRFNDGAQLGLGAEVAISTNKMHARGPMGLKELTSYKWTVLGSGQSR